In Mangrovivirga cuniculi, the following proteins share a genomic window:
- a CDS encoding MFS domain-containing histidine kinase, whose amino-acid sequence MLVPTLGDLLLNILVVFILAIGCLYYYQKPKVVKWIHKLSGRKKIALSIFSFCLGIASLSLQMFVFRTLYHHSSWTYDITSNLSFSGLKLISVLIIFLSVAIFILFGHIAYQINNHIWKNKIRVFWGLLGFTSLFFVSLTYFTDNNFLPIVIIYIVYTLFMFGTRAGKLFIRVRYNTLFYVIGSLIIASIAVTISVWTFEQERIRETKVRVASKLIEKNDVLGEFLLNEAISQIRLDNFIKARLLSPLVNRRAVEDKVQKYHLGPYFDKYDVQVSIFGINKEPIGFSATQVPYQFYKFYYESEEFRTEYENIYFESVKGKPLLGHYIALIDIPYNDRVIGYLKIDLNLLNNQLNTVFPELLVDTGVSSEVDEFRDISYGFYENGELITAGGDFNYSLHIPSTDNVDSTELFNKGILEENYRHFGQQAEGNQVLLVSMPYKPVGFLVSNFSFYFVLPVFFILLSSLGLTIYHFINSSRVSFTTKLQLYLNLVFLIPLIAVSYSAINLISTTYRNDIREEYIQKSKNTSDQLIDDINKVFTGDMSREELERELKEISRYAQLDINLFDVDGQLLATSQPRIFEKKIFSEQLNPEAYAKIIEKGYEEIILDEKAGDLSFKSSFSGVNAFNSNRKLGVINIPYFESGEELENHIIDGIVNILNLAAFTFLIFLAISYFSSSMLTKPLRYIANKIGKTSLGDNEPLNWSSNDEIGLLVDQYNRMLSKLEESRRALSASEKESAWREMAKQVAHEIKNPLTPMRLSLQHLQRLNDSDVKLKNLSESLIRQVDTLSDIATSFSAFAKMPIPESEVFDLTKVVKDSAEIFKRQEGEFKTVIPEREVIVKGDEKLIGRTINNLLINAKQSVDDGEKPEIYLEMSVQDDKNALIMVQDNGQGIPDSLREKVFIPNFSTKSSGSGIGLAIAKRGIEHAQGNIWYESVVGEGTVFFISLPLYNDAQ is encoded by the coding sequence ATGTTGGTACCTACTCTGGGGGATCTTTTATTGAATATTCTGGTTGTTTTTATTTTGGCTATAGGATGTCTGTATTATTATCAGAAACCTAAGGTAGTCAAATGGATTCACAAGTTATCCGGCAGGAAGAAAATTGCATTATCAATATTTTCATTCTGCTTAGGAATTGCCTCTTTGTCTTTGCAGATGTTTGTTTTCAGAACACTCTATCATCATTCATCATGGACTTATGATATAACTTCTAATCTTTCTTTTTCCGGTTTAAAACTAATTTCAGTATTAATTATTTTCCTGAGTGTGGCAATTTTTATTTTATTTGGTCACATCGCTTATCAGATAAATAACCATATCTGGAAAAATAAGATCCGGGTATTTTGGGGGTTGCTTGGATTTACTTCATTATTTTTTGTCAGCCTTACCTATTTCACTGACAATAACTTTTTACCAATTGTAATAATTTATATTGTCTACACCCTTTTTATGTTTGGTACTCGGGCAGGGAAATTATTTATCAGGGTACGTTACAATACTTTATTTTATGTAATAGGCAGCTTAATAATTGCTTCTATAGCAGTAACAATTAGTGTATGGACCTTTGAACAAGAACGAATTCGTGAAACAAAGGTAAGGGTAGCATCAAAGCTTATTGAAAAAAACGATGTTTTAGGAGAATTTCTTTTAAATGAGGCAATATCACAGATAAGGCTGGATAATTTTATTAAGGCACGTTTACTTTCACCATTGGTAAACCGAAGAGCAGTTGAAGATAAAGTTCAAAAATATCATCTCGGGCCTTATTTTGATAAATATGATGTTCAGGTTTCGATTTTCGGTATAAATAAAGAACCTATAGGTTTTTCTGCAACACAGGTTCCGTATCAATTTTATAAGTTTTATTATGAATCAGAGGAATTTCGTACGGAATATGAGAACATTTATTTTGAATCGGTCAAGGGGAAACCGCTATTAGGCCATTATATTGCTTTAATAGACATACCCTACAATGATCGGGTGATTGGTTATTTAAAAATTGATCTCAATCTTCTGAATAATCAATTAAATACTGTTTTTCCAGAATTGCTGGTTGATACAGGAGTGAGTTCTGAGGTGGATGAATTTAGAGATATCAGTTATGGATTTTATGAAAACGGGGAATTGATTACTGCTGGAGGTGATTTTAATTATTCTCTTCATATCCCTTCAACTGACAATGTTGATAGCACTGAGTTATTTAATAAAGGAATATTAGAAGAAAACTACAGGCATTTTGGACAACAGGCAGAAGGAAACCAGGTTTTGCTGGTTAGTATGCCTTATAAACCGGTTGGTTTCCTGGTAAGTAATTTTTCTTTTTATTTTGTATTACCTGTATTTTTCATTCTTCTTTCCTCCCTGGGACTTACAATATATCATTTTATAAATTCAAGCAGGGTTTCATTTACAACTAAACTCCAATTATATCTGAACCTGGTATTTTTGATCCCTTTGATCGCGGTAAGTTATTCAGCTATAAATCTTATATCGACAACTTATAGAAACGATATACGCGAGGAATATATTCAGAAAAGTAAAAATACCAGTGATCAGTTAATCGATGATATTAATAAGGTATTTACCGGTGATATGTCTCGTGAAGAATTGGAAAGGGAGTTAAAAGAGATCTCCCGCTACGCCCAGTTGGATATCAATTTATTCGATGTTGACGGGCAATTACTAGCCACTAGTCAACCGAGAATATTTGAAAAAAAAATCTTTTCAGAGCAATTAAATCCTGAAGCTTATGCTAAAATAATTGAGAAGGGATATGAAGAAATTATACTTGATGAAAAGGCTGGTGACCTTTCATTTAAATCTTCATTCTCTGGTGTAAATGCTTTCAATAGTAACAGGAAATTAGGAGTTATTAATATCCCTTATTTTGAGTCTGGTGAAGAACTTGAAAATCATATTATTGATGGTATCGTTAATATATTAAATCTGGCAGCTTTTACCTTTTTGATATTTTTGGCAATCTCTTATTTTAGTTCTTCAATGCTTACTAAGCCATTGAGGTATATAGCTAATAAAATAGGGAAGACTTCCCTTGGTGATAATGAGCCGTTGAATTGGAGCTCTAATGATGAAATAGGTCTGCTGGTAGATCAATATAATAGAATGTTGAGCAAGCTCGAAGAAAGCCGGCGAGCACTGTCTGCATCTGAAAAAGAGTCCGCCTGGAGAGAAATGGCTAAACAAGTAGCTCACGAAATTAAGAATCCATTGACTCCTATGCGACTCAGTTTACAACACTTACAAAGATTAAATGATAGTGATGTAAAGCTTAAAAATCTTTCAGAGAGTCTGATCCGTCAGGTTGATACCTTGAGTGATATTGCAACTTCTTTTAGTGCTTTTGCTAAAATGCCAATTCCGGAAAGTGAAGTGTTTGATTTAACGAAAGTAGTGAAAGATTCAGCTGAAATATTTAAGCGGCAGGAAGGTGAGTTTAAAACAGTCATACCAGAACGGGAAGTAATAGTTAAAGGAGATGAAAAATTAATTGGAAGAACTATCAACAATCTTCTTATTAATGCCAAGCAGTCTGTCGATGATGGTGAAAAACCTGAAATTTATCTTGAAATGTCAGTTCAGGACGATAAAAATGCATTGATCATGGTGCAGGACAATGGACAGGGGATTCCTGATTCATTAAGAGAAAAGGTATTCATTCCTAATTTCAGTACTAAATCAAGTGGTTCAGGTATCGGATTAGCAATTGCTAAAAGAGGTATAGAACATGCACAGGGTAATATTTGGTATGAATCTGTAGTAGGCGAAGGAACCGTATTTTTCATATCTTTACCTTTGTACAATGATGCTCAATGA
- a CDS encoding ABC transporter ATP-binding protein, giving the protein MIEIKNIRKSFKGTEVIKGISGEFQQGKVNMIIGASGTGKSVLLKCIVGLVTPDEGNVIYRGRDFFNSEKDVQREIRQEIGMLFQGGALFDSMTVEKNVMFPLDVLTKMPSDEKLDRVNFCLKRVGLENVNKKMPSEISGGMKKRVGIARAIVNNSKFLFCDEPNSGLDPQTSILIDELIKEITYEYDITTVVVSHDMNSVVESGDYILFMYQGNKLWEGTKDNILQNDVPELQDFIFANHILRRLKEKA; this is encoded by the coding sequence ATGATAGAAATAAAGAATATAAGAAAATCATTTAAGGGAACTGAAGTTATTAAGGGGATATCCGGAGAATTTCAGCAGGGAAAGGTCAATATGATAATTGGCGCAAGTGGTACTGGTAAAAGTGTATTATTAAAATGTATCGTTGGCCTAGTTACCCCTGACGAGGGAAATGTTATCTATAGAGGCAGAGATTTCTTTAATTCTGAAAAAGACGTTCAACGTGAAATAAGACAAGAAATTGGCATGTTGTTCCAGGGAGGCGCACTATTTGACTCTATGACAGTTGAGAAAAATGTCATGTTTCCACTGGATGTATTAACGAAAATGCCTTCTGATGAAAAGCTCGATCGAGTAAACTTTTGCCTGAAACGTGTAGGATTGGAAAATGTTAATAAGAAAATGCCATCTGAAATAAGTGGTGGTATGAAGAAAAGAGTTGGTATCGCACGGGCTATTGTTAACAACTCCAAATTCCTTTTTTGTGATGAACCTAACTCGGGACTAGATCCGCAAACTTCAATTTTAATTGATGAATTAATTAAAGAGATTACATATGAATATGATATCACAACTGTAGTAGTTAGTCATGATATGAACTCAGTTGTTGAATCTGGCGATTATATTTTATTTATGTATCAGGGCAACAAATTATGGGAAGGAACAAAAGATAACATCCTTCAAAATGATGTCCCTGAATTACAGGATTTCATATTTGCCAATCATATTCTCCGCCGTTTAAAGGAAAAAGCTTAA
- a CDS encoding MlaE family ABC transporter permease, giving the protein MKSLGKYFILLGSLFKNRESFKTYFKLTINECVLIGVNSIVIVVIVSTFMGAVTAVQTAYNLVSPLIPNNVIGLIVRDMTVLELAPTIMAIVFAGKVGSNIAGELGTMRITEQIDALEVMGINGASYLILPKILASVFMYPLLVIMAAFLSITGGYLAGIMTNIITEQEYIYGIRLDFNEYTVTFALIKSVVFAFLVSSISAYKGFFTRGGALEVGLASTSAVTNSVIAILLADYLLAQLLL; this is encoded by the coding sequence TTGAAGAGTTTAGGCAAATATTTCATTCTTCTCGGATCACTTTTTAAAAATCGAGAGTCTTTCAAAACTTATTTCAAACTCACAATCAATGAGTGTGTCCTTATAGGCGTGAACTCAATTGTCATTGTAGTTATAGTAAGTACATTCATGGGAGCTGTAACAGCTGTACAAACAGCGTATAACCTCGTGAGCCCGTTAATACCCAATAACGTGATTGGATTAATTGTTCGCGATATGACTGTTCTGGAGCTTGCTCCGACAATCATGGCGATTGTATTCGCCGGTAAGGTTGGATCAAACATTGCTGGTGAATTAGGGACAATGAGAATAACCGAGCAGATTGATGCACTTGAGGTAATGGGAATTAATGGCGCTTCTTATCTTATACTTCCTAAAATATTAGCTTCTGTTTTTATGTATCCATTGCTGGTTATAATGGCTGCATTCCTCTCTATAACAGGCGGTTATCTAGCTGGAATCATGACTAACATTATTACAGAACAAGAATATATCTACGGAATCAGGCTTGACTTTAATGAATATACAGTGACATTTGCATTAATTAAATCTGTGGTTTTTGCCTTTCTCGTTAGCAGCATTTCTGCTTATAAAGGATTCTTTACGAGAGGTGGGGCACTGGAAGTTGGATTAGCCAGTACCAGTGCTGTTACCAATAGTGTTATAGCTATTCTATTAGCTGATTATCTACTTGCTCAATTACTCTTATAA
- a CDS encoding 7TM diverse intracellular signaling domain-containing protein: protein MKRAFFYISIILFIFKGTASAASIDTIYLSDLNKKLIVADDIHVFQSTRDIDLNKIDYRNQKWKNIDSIFQSKPTELYTYILISINNDTDLDKEVFFDLDDPSIYDVYGILIDHNTGEKIDYRSGLAAGKLKNTNNTDNAFKFQLSEGHQYTFIAKLTLKNFTSLSSELYSVEGYSNETSIHFLIFGIYYGLITAIIIYALFFYISSGFRWFLYFAIATFFFSIVTGAYDGFTGFLLPWFVKLFNGYHDLVSGGLSNIFTLLFAASFLGIKSFKNNFFKVFAFLIAANLLSFIFYFFIPDVGFYIVISNAIIGAPLITATSIYYYKKGDKSLIYLVLAYLIFSIFIFISALYLFRAIPANKFTYYSLHIGYTIHLLFLSVVLIERIRSIRKEVDQQKILNAINERKMFERFNQDLEDTVNTRTQDLAIKEVNLRTILENNDIGIWLTNTQLRVIECNHKAKEFIYHLNKYVNFGIDTNLNEVLHDIPVMNSWFKRYENALNGQEITFEYSYNIKGETRYLEVQLFPILASGNVSGVATFLNDITDHKIKENTLEKTNNELSRVNSELDKFVYGASHDLKAPLGSLKGLIYLLKHETDQSAIDEYFSRMEGSIDRMESFIKDLVNYSRNSRAELVIEEVEPEKIVNEIIENLRYNEDYKNVTLDTRFNLNDGTIYSDINRIKVILSNIIGNALKYHDPEKVNPHVKICVSMIDNKLKVVVEDNGLGIDEEHKNKIFDMFYRAHDSSEGTGLGLFIVKETVEKLDGELSLNTKAGEGSKFTILLPNLR from the coding sequence GTGAAAAGAGCATTTTTTTACATCTCTATAATCCTTTTTATTTTTAAAGGAACAGCATCTGCTGCTTCCATAGATACTATTTATTTATCTGATTTAAATAAAAAGTTAATTGTAGCTGATGACATCCATGTTTTTCAGTCTACCCGGGATATAGATCTGAATAAGATAGATTACCGCAATCAAAAATGGAAAAATATAGATAGTATTTTTCAATCTAAACCTACAGAATTATATACCTATATATTAATATCAATAAATAATGATACGGATTTAGATAAGGAGGTATTCTTTGATCTTGATGATCCAAGCATCTATGATGTATATGGGATTCTTATAGACCACAATACTGGTGAAAAAATTGATTATAGATCCGGATTAGCTGCAGGAAAGCTTAAAAACACAAACAATACAGACAACGCTTTTAAGTTTCAGCTTTCAGAAGGTCATCAATATACATTTATAGCAAAACTTACCTTAAAAAACTTTACTTCACTAAGCTCTGAACTGTATTCAGTAGAAGGATATAGTAACGAGACCTCGATTCACTTTTTAATATTTGGAATTTATTACGGTCTGATTACTGCAATAATTATTTATGCGCTGTTCTTTTATATCAGTTCCGGCTTTAGATGGTTCTTATATTTTGCAATAGCAACCTTCTTTTTCTCGATAGTAACAGGTGCATATGATGGATTCACCGGTTTTTTATTACCGTGGTTTGTTAAATTATTTAACGGTTATCACGACTTAGTAAGTGGCGGTCTTTCCAATATTTTCACCCTGTTGTTTGCCGCTTCTTTTCTTGGTATAAAATCTTTTAAAAATAATTTTTTTAAAGTCTTTGCTTTTCTTATCGCAGCCAATCTGTTGTCATTTATATTTTATTTTTTCATCCCTGATGTAGGATTTTATATTGTGATTAGTAATGCAATTATAGGGGCTCCGTTAATTACTGCTACATCAATCTATTACTATAAGAAAGGCGATAAATCTCTGATATATTTAGTTCTTGCATATTTGATTTTCAGCATTTTCATTTTCATATCTGCACTATATTTATTCAGAGCCATTCCAGCAAATAAATTCACATATTATTCTCTTCATATAGGATATACAATTCATCTGTTATTTTTATCTGTAGTTCTGATCGAAAGAATCAGAAGTATTAGAAAGGAGGTTGATCAGCAGAAGATCCTAAATGCAATTAATGAAAGAAAAATGTTTGAGAGGTTCAATCAGGACCTGGAAGACACTGTCAATACCCGTACACAGGATCTCGCAATTAAAGAAGTTAACCTAAGAACTATCCTCGAGAATAACGATATTGGCATCTGGCTTACAAATACTCAATTAAGAGTTATAGAGTGTAATCATAAAGCTAAGGAATTTATATACCATTTAAATAAATATGTCAATTTCGGAATCGATACTAATCTAAATGAGGTGTTGCATGATATTCCGGTGATGAATTCATGGTTCAAAAGATATGAAAATGCTTTAAATGGTCAGGAAATAACTTTTGAATACTCTTACAATATCAAAGGAGAAACCCGCTATCTCGAAGTACAACTATTCCCTATTTTAGCTTCCGGAAATGTGTCAGGTGTAGCTACATTTTTAAATGATATAACTGACCACAAGATTAAAGAAAACACGCTTGAAAAAACCAACAATGAATTAAGCAGAGTTAATAGTGAACTTGATAAATTTGTCTATGGCGCATCACACGATCTTAAAGCACCATTAGGTAGTTTGAAAGGCCTGATCTATCTTTTGAAGCATGAGACAGATCAGTCAGCTATTGATGAGTATTTCTCCAGAATGGAAGGTTCTATAGACCGAATGGAAAGCTTTATAAAAGATCTGGTTAATTACTCAAGAAACAGTCGGGCTGAATTAGTTATTGAAGAGGTCGAACCAGAAAAAATAGTTAATGAGATAATTGAAAACTTAAGGTATAATGAAGATTATAAAAATGTCACTTTAGATACGCGATTTAATCTAAATGATGGCACCATATATTCTGATATAAACCGTATTAAAGTGATATTATCCAATATTATCGGCAATGCTTTAAAATACCACGATCCGGAAAAGGTTAATCCTCATGTAAAGATCTGTGTTTCTATGATTGATAATAAACTAAAAGTAGTCGTTGAAGATAACGGTCTTGGAATAGATGAGGAACATAAAAATAAAATTTTTGATATGTTCTACAGAGCACACGATTCTTCAGAAGGTACCGGCCTGGGATTATTTATTGTTAAAGAAACTGTTGAAAAACTGGATGGTGAACTTTCACTGAATACTAAAGCCGGTGAGGGGTCTAAATTCACTATACTTTTACCTAACCTCCGGTAA
- the recN gene encoding DNA repair protein RecN: MIKSLFIQNYALIKSLKINPSDSFNTITGETGAGKSIILGAMGLLLGKRADTKALLDPNTKCIVEGIFDIKQYNLQVIFDDNDLDYENECIIRREISPSGKSRAFINDTPTTLDVVSKIGGYLVDIHSQHDTLLLASNEYQLQMIDYFAGTNQLLKEYQGIYNQYKSVSIQLENLESEAAEIEQEKDFNQFQYDELDKANLDPEEKDNLEDRLQLLEHAEEIKLKIHQALAVLNENEFSVETGLKEAGNSIDQASKYSSSLKDLAERINSSWIEIRDITDELNRKSEEIIYDPEETEKVRERIDLIYQLLTKHRASDIQELINIKEELQEKISKAVNLKFDLDELRNQKQNLYNKALKEAVKLSEERSKSYPEFSNGVNTLLSQLGIPNANLEIQVSKKEISNNGLDEISLNFSANKGVEPQPLKKAASGGEFSRLMFSIKYILANKTAMPTLIFDEIDTGISGEVAMQMVQMMKEMSKHHQLIAISHLPQIAAKGNRHFFVFKDHSSDISESKIKEVNEEERVTIIAEMIGGKNPSESAFKSAKELIG; the protein is encoded by the coding sequence ATGATAAAAAGCCTTTTTATACAAAACTATGCTTTAATTAAATCCCTGAAGATTAACCCTTCAGACTCCTTTAATACGATTACTGGCGAAACTGGAGCCGGAAAGTCAATTATTTTAGGTGCAATGGGGTTATTATTAGGTAAAAGAGCTGATACAAAGGCTTTACTAGACCCAAATACAAAATGTATCGTCGAAGGAATTTTTGACATCAAACAATATAATCTTCAAGTAATTTTTGATGATAATGATCTTGATTATGAAAATGAATGCATAATAAGAAGAGAGATCAGTCCATCAGGAAAAAGTCGTGCTTTTATTAATGATACTCCTACTACTCTGGATGTAGTTTCTAAAATAGGTGGTTACCTCGTTGATATTCATTCACAACATGACACACTATTATTAGCCAGTAATGAGTACCAGTTACAAATGATAGATTACTTCGCTGGGACTAATCAATTATTAAAAGAATACCAGGGAATTTATAATCAATATAAAAGTGTATCTATTCAATTAGAAAATTTAGAGAGTGAAGCAGCTGAAATTGAACAGGAAAAAGATTTCAATCAATTCCAGTATGATGAATTAGATAAAGCAAATCTCGACCCGGAAGAAAAAGATAACCTGGAGGATAGGTTACAATTATTAGAGCATGCTGAAGAGATCAAATTAAAAATTCACCAGGCATTAGCTGTCCTTAATGAAAATGAATTCTCTGTGGAAACAGGTCTTAAAGAGGCCGGAAACTCAATTGATCAGGCATCAAAATATTCTTCTTCTTTAAAAGATTTAGCTGAAAGGATTAATAGTTCCTGGATAGAAATTCGGGATATTACAGATGAATTAAATCGAAAATCTGAAGAAATAATTTATGATCCTGAAGAAACTGAAAAGGTAAGGGAAAGAATAGATTTGATATATCAATTACTTACCAAACACAGAGCTTCTGATATTCAGGAATTGATTAACATAAAAGAAGAATTACAGGAAAAGATCAGCAAGGCAGTAAATCTGAAATTTGATCTTGACGAATTAAGAAATCAAAAACAAAACCTATACAATAAAGCACTCAAAGAGGCTGTCAAGCTATCCGAAGAGAGAAGTAAAAGTTACCCTGAATTTTCTAATGGTGTAAACACACTACTTTCTCAGCTCGGAATCCCGAATGCTAATTTAGAAATTCAGGTTTCTAAAAAAGAGATTTCCAATAATGGTTTGGATGAAATTTCACTTAATTTCAGCGCCAATAAAGGAGTTGAACCTCAACCATTAAAAAAAGCTGCTTCTGGTGGTGAATTTTCCCGGTTGATGTTTTCAATAAAATATATTCTCGCTAATAAAACTGCAATGCCGACACTTATCTTCGACGAAATAGATACAGGTATTTCAGGAGAAGTGGCTATGCAAATGGTTCAGATGATGAAAGAAATGTCAAAACATCATCAATTGATTGCTATATCACACTTACCACAAATTGCTGCAAAAGGAAATCGCCACTTTTTTGTATTTAAGGATCATTCTTCCGATATTTCCGAGAGCAAAATAAAAGAAGTCAACGAAGAAGAAAGAGTTACTATCATTGCAGAAATGATTGGTGGTAAAAATCCTTCAGAATCAGCATTCAAGAGCGCTAAGGAATTAATAGGCTGA
- the porD gene encoding type IX secretion system protein PorD, whose translation MKIFFLFLTILTVSHSGIAQELNCRVVVDDQQVDLTDKSVFNDLEQSLTRFLNESKWTNDSYEPYERIYCTFLITITSSPSIGNFNATVQIQSFRPVYNASYETRILNYGDRDWNFSYTISQPVIFNQNSFTDNLSSLLAFYAYMIIGMDYDTFSESGGTPYFEIANRIVNNAQQQGGGWDQFSNNRNRYWLVNNMISPQFLPYREAMYQYHRLGLDVFTDNPDEARRNIIEALEKISEVNKVSPNSVLITTFLDSKREEIINIFSEGDMAQRRQVYNIMLRLEPSKSSDYTQIIRN comes from the coding sequence GTGAAGATATTTTTTTTGTTTCTAACAATTCTAACAGTATCTCATTCGGGAATTGCACAGGAACTGAACTGTCGTGTTGTTGTAGATGATCAACAAGTTGATCTTACTGACAAGTCAGTTTTTAATGATCTCGAACAATCACTGACTAGATTTCTCAATGAATCTAAATGGACAAATGACTCTTATGAACCCTATGAGCGAATTTATTGTACATTTCTAATTACGATAACAAGCAGTCCATCGATAGGGAATTTTAATGCTACTGTACAGATCCAGTCGTTCAGGCCTGTATATAATGCTTCTTATGAAACGAGAATCTTAAATTATGGTGATCGTGACTGGAATTTTAGCTATACTATTTCACAGCCGGTCATATTTAATCAAAATTCATTTACTGATAATTTAAGTTCTCTACTTGCCTTTTATGCATATATGATAATTGGTATGGACTATGATACATTCAGTGAATCAGGAGGAACTCCTTATTTTGAAATAGCAAATAGAATAGTTAACAACGCCCAACAGCAAGGTGGTGGCTGGGATCAGTTTTCTAATAACCGCAACAGATACTGGTTAGTCAATAATATGATCAGTCCGCAGTTTCTACCTTACAGGGAAGCTATGTATCAATATCATCGTCTTGGTCTTGATGTTTTTACTGATAACCCTGATGAAGCCAGAAGAAATATTATTGAAGCGCTGGAAAAAATAAGTGAGGTTAATAAAGTGAGTCCGAATTCAGTTTTGATCACCACATTTCTTGACTCTAAAAGAGAAGAGATTATCAATATATTTTCAGAGGGGGACATGGCACAGCGTCGACAGGTTTACAATATAATGCTAAGACTTGAACCAAGTAAAAGTTCAGATTACACCCAAATAATCAGAAATTAA